Proteins encoded in a region of the Suricata suricatta isolate VVHF042 chromosome 10, meerkat_22Aug2017_6uvM2_HiC, whole genome shotgun sequence genome:
- the CCDC184 gene encoding coiled-coil domain-containing protein 184, protein MEDGLLEIMTKDGGDIPAPLEVSTVPAVGDVISGEYNGGMKELMEHLKAQLQALFEDVRAMRGALDEQASHIQVLSDDVCANQRAIVSMCQIMTTAPRQGGLGVVGGKGSFQGASQEPETPSPGIGDSGLLGRDPEDEDDDEEEDKEMPSSATPTSHCERPGSPCAGLLGGDGPLVESLDLPDITLLQLEGEASL, encoded by the coding sequence ATGGAGGACGGTCTgctggagatcatgaccaaggACGGCGGCGACATACCGGCACCTCTGGAGGTGTCCACCGTGCCGGCCGTGGGGGACGTGATCTCCGGGGAGTACAACGGCGGCATGAAGGAACTGATGGAGCACCTGAAGGCCCAGCTGCAGGCCCTGTTTGAGGACGTGAGGGCCATGAGGGGGGCCCTGGACGAGCAGGCCTCGCACATCCAGGTGCTCTCGGACGACGTGTGCGCCAACCAGCGGGCCATTGTCTCCATGTGCCAGATTATGACCACGGCGCCCCGCCAGGGCGGTCTGGGCGTGGTCGGCGGCAAGGGGAGCTTCCAGGGTGCCTCCCAAGAGCCGGAGACCCCTTCGCCTGGGATCGGGGACAGCGGTTTGCTGGGTCGCGATCCTGAGGACGAGGACGACGATGAAGAAGAGGACAAGGAGATGCCCAGCTCCGCCACACCCACTAGTCACTGTGAGCGCCCCGGGAGCCCCTGTGCTGGTCTCCTTGGGGGGGACGGGCCACTTGTGGAGTCCCTCGATCTGCCCGACATTACCCTGCTGCAGCTGGAGGGCGAGGCCTCTCTGTGA